The Candidatus Obscuribacterales bacterium genome segment ACCGGCTACACCTTGAATGCCTGGGATTCGTTCCGCCAAGGACAGCCCGGTCGTGGTGGCGTGCGCTTTGACGACCAACCCCTGCAGGCGGCGCTGCAAACCAATCAACTACCCGTGCAGTTCCTCGATCGCTACTGCACCGTTTGGATGGCGGGGGCAGCGGCAGAGCGGTTGATCTACGGCGATGTCCAAGGCGGAGCCGATGATCAAGACAACTTCCGCATCCTCTGGGCCCAACTACGCCGTCCCACGAACGAAGGCGACATCAAACTCCGCTGGTCTGCTCTGCGAGCCCGCACGCTGCTGGAAACCCACCGTACTGCCTACGATGCCCTTGTTGCCGCCATGGGTCAAGGCGCTAGCGTAGAGGACTGCCGCCAGATCCTTGACGCAGCCATTGATGAAACCGAGGCGATCGCTGCCTAGCACCGCAAGGCAGAAGAACGAAGAACGAAGATAGAAGAACGAAAAGGAATTTCGGGAAAAACAAGCTTTCCTGCCTCAGCCCATAGGCGGGTTACGTCCGCCTCAGCGTACGAGTTGATTCCCTTGGGTTACGCTGACGTTAATCCAAGCTAGTAGAGAGGGTGATTGCAGGAGTTTTGTCTGTCCATCAGCCCAGTCTGACTCTGTCGAAGTGCTCATCCAAGCGGCCCGCGCCGCTGACCCGATGCGATCGCCCCAACCCCTCACGCCTATCCCCCATCGCCTTATACTTAACAGGGAAGACCCAGCGCAACGACCGGACAGGATTTCGAAGCGATCAAAGCGATCGCCCCGGATGACCATGACCTCCTCGTTGCCGGGCATTGATTGTTCATGAACCAGAGAGCCGCTACGCCGCCATGCTGAGAGCCGGAATCGTGGGCCTGCCTAACGTAGGCAAATCCACCCTATTTAACGCTGTTGTTGCCAATGCCAAGGCGCAAGCTGCCAACTTTCCCTTTTGCACCATCGAACCTAACGTAGGCGTGGTGGCGGTGCCCGATGAGCGCCTGAATGCCCTCGCCCAAATTTCTAGTTCCGCCGACATTGTGCCCACCCGCATGGAATTTGTGGACATTGCCGGGTTGGTCAAGGGCGCTAGCCAAGGTGAAGGCCTGGGCAATCAGTTTCTCTCCAACATCCGCGAAGTTGATGCCATTGTGCATGTGGTGCGCTGCTTCGAAAACGACGACATCATCCACGTTTCCGGCTCCATCGATCCCCTGCGCGACATTGAGGTGATCAACCTAGAGCTGGCCCTAGCCGATCTATCCCAGCTTGAGAAACGGGCCGATCGCGTTCGTAAGCAGGCCCGATCGAGTAAAGAGGCTCAAGCCGAACTCGCTGTTTTAGAACGCATTCTAGCGGTGCTGAATGAAGGCAAGCCCGCCCGCCTCGTCGAGCTCACCGAGGAAGAAGAGGTGTGGATTAAGTCCTTGGGGCTGCTGACCCGCAAGCCGATTATCTACGCCGCCAACGTATCTGAGGATGATCTGGCGACCGGGAATGCATGGGTGGAGCAAGTGAGAGCGATCGCTGCCCAGGAAAATGCCCAGGTTGTGGTGATTTCCGCCCAAGTCGAGTCAGAGTTGGTGGACATTCCCCCCGAGGATCAGGCCGACTTCCTAGAAGCACTGGGGGTGAAGGAAGGTGGGCTCAAGTCCCTGATTCGCGCTACCTATACACTGCTGGGGCTACGCACCTACTTCACCACTGGCCCTAAGGAGACTCGTGCCTGGACAATCTTGGCAGGCATGTTAGCGCCCCAAGCCGCCGGCGTGATTCACTCCGACTTTGAGCGCGGCTTCATTCGCGCTGAGACCATCGCCTACGACGACTTGGTGACCCATGGCTCCATGGGTGCAGCTAAGGATAAGGGGCTGGTGCGCAGTGAGGGCAAGGAGTATGTGGTCAAGGAAGGAGACGTGCTGCTCTTCCGGTTCAACGTCTAGCCGCTGGAGCTAGTTCGCTGTGGTAGTCTATGGAATTGCTGCGGTCTATTGATTTTTACCTATGTCGGATACGCTTGCGTCCACCTACGCCATCGATTTTGGTACCAGCAACACCGTCATAGCCCGCTGGAATCCTGCCACCCAACAGGCTGAGACAGTGAAGCTGCCTGCCCTGTCCCAGGTTTTGCCTAATAATCCGCCGGTGATTCCCAGCTTGGTCTATGTGGAAGATGCCCGTTCGCCCAAGATTCTACTGGGGCAAACGGTGCGCGATCGCGGCTTAGACATCGCTCAAGACAGCCGCTTTTTCCGCAACTTTAAGCGAGGCATTGGCGCAGGAACCGGCTTTTTGCCCGAGCTAGACGGCTGCCCGGTCACCCTAGAGCAGGTGGGGCAATGGTATCTGCAGCACCTGATCCGCCAACTGCAAGACCAGGATCCTAGCCTGCGATCGCTGACGGTGACTGTACCTGTGGATAGTTTTGAGTCCTACCGTCATTGGCTAGGGCAGGTGTGCCAAACGGTTGACCTAGAGCAGGTGCGGCTGCTGGATGAACCGACGGCGGCAGCTTTGGGCTATGGGTTGGGCGATCGCTCCACGATGTTGGTGATCGACGCGGGCGGCGGCACCTTGGATCTGGCTGTGGTGAAGCTGGAAACACCGCAAACGGGCGATCGCAAGCCCCTGGGCTTTTTGCTGAAATGGGGCAGTAAAAATCTAGCGGAGACTTCCAGTCAGCGTCCCCAACTGGCGAAGGTTCTGGCGAAATCAGGCCAAAATCTGGGCGGTGCCGATATTGACGACTGGCTGGCCGCCCACTTTGCCGAAACCCAAGGGCTACCCATCTCCTCCCTGACCCTACGCCTAGTGGAACGGTTAAAAATCCAGCTTTCTAGCCAAGAGCAGGCCAGCGAAGTTTATTTCAACGATGAAACCCTCGAAAGCTACGAACTAAACCTCGATCGCGATCGCTTTCGGCAGATTCTAGAGCAGCATCACTTCTTTGAACGCTTGGACGACGCCCTCAACCAAGTGCTGCGCCAGGCCCGCCGCCAGGGACTGGAACCCGGCGACATTGACGCGGTGCTGCTCGTCGGCGGCACGGCCCGCATCCCCGCCCTGCGCAACTGGGTGATCGATCAGTTTTCTGTCGAGAAGGTTCAGAGCGATCGCCCCTTTGAAGCGATCGCCCACGGTGCCCTACAGCTTAGCCAAGGGTTGGAGGTCAAGGATTTTCTGTACCACAGCTACGGCATTCGCTATTGGGATCGACGCACCAATGCCCATGGCTGGCATCCCCTCATTTCCCAGGGGCAACCCTATCCCATGCCCGTGCCGGTGGAACTGCTGCTGGGAGCCTCCCAAGACAACCAGCCCAGCATTGAACTGGTGATTGGCGAACTGGGCAATGAAACCAGCCGCACCGAGGTCTTTTTCGACGGCGATCGCTTGGTCACCCGCCAAACCTCCGGCAACCAGCCCATGGTGCAGGCGTTGAACGATACGGCGCAGGCCCGGCGCTTAGCTAACCTCGATCCGCCTGGCTATCCCGGCAGTGATCGCATTCGCCTGCTGTTCCAAGTGGATGGCGATCGCCAACTGCGGGTCACAGTGGAAGATTTACTGACCAACAAAATTCTGATCAACAACCGCGCCGTCGTTCAACTCAGCTAGGGGGATAAACTCATCCCCCCAAATGGAAACCCGTCGTCGATAATAGAAAACACAATGTTTTGGTGTGAGGGGCTTGTTTGGTGAAACCCTGGTTGAAATGGACCGCAGTATCAGCTTTCGTCGCTTTAGTTGTCGCGGGCGGAGTGCTCATCTATCGGCGAGGCGAAGCTCCTCCCGAAACCTCCGACGCACCGCAACAGGAAATTGACGATCGCTTTATTCTCAACAACGTCACCCTAGACCAAGCCAATGAGAACGGGGAAACGGTGTGGAGTATACAGGCCACCCGCGCCATCTACAGCCCCGATCAACAAACCGCCGAAGTAGAAAATCCTAAAGGCGAACTTTTCCAAGACGGGGAAGCCATTTATCGAGTCGAGGGCGATCGCGGCGTGGTGCAGCGCGATGGTCGGCGGATTACCCTGCGCGGCGATATCACAGCGACAGATCTACGCACCGGTGCTGAAATGACCGGCGGTGAGCTGGTGTGGGTGCCCGCAGACGAGACCATGACCATCCGCAATGGGCTCACCGGCACCCATCCTGACCTGACGGTTGCAGCCGAGCAGGGTCAGCTTTTTAGCCGCGATCAACGGGTTGATCTAACCGGAAATGTAACCATTGAGGGCCGCGATCCCCGGGTGAAACTCACTGGCGAGAGCCTAGAGTGGCAGATGGAAGAACAGATTGTGTCCAGCAATCGCCCCGTTGAAATCCAGCGTTTACAGGGGCAAGGCGAACGAACTCGCGTCACCGATCAGGCCTCTAGCAATCGAGCAGAATATCGCCTAGCTGAGCAACGGCTGTCCATGAATGGCGATGTGCGCATGGCAATGCGAGAACCGATGATGAATCTAGCCACCGAGTCCCTAATTTGGGAGATTGAGAATCAACAGGTGACCATGAATCAACCGCTGAATGCCAATTTACGCAACGGTCAGGTGCTGCTTCAGGGCGATCGCGGCAACATGGATCTAGCCCAAGAAGTCTTTGACCTACGCGGCAGTGCCCAAGCCACCACCCGCCGCAATCAGTCTCGTCTACGGGGCGATCGCATCGTTTGGGATAATGCTACCCAAGAAGTAGAAGCGATCGGCAATGTGTTGTACACCCAAGTCGATCCGGAGATGAGCAGCCGTGCGCCTCGTCTAGTCGGCACCTTGGAGGACCAAATCTTCGTCATGAGCGGCGGCCGGGTGGTGACGGAGTTTATTCCGGGGGAGCAATAGGTACTCAGGATAGTGCCGATGGGTACTCGCTGGACGAGGTGCCGAGGACACAGGGTGATCATCTCAATCCGTCTCACTTAAGGGACGGATTGAGATGATCAAATCCTGATGAGAAAAGGGTTGAGCGACGTCGAAACCCGGTGACGCAGCTTCATTTCATGAAGTTCACCTACGTATCAGTAACACCGCGCACAGTTGCGCTCTCAGAATCTGAGGTTATAATGAGGGTCAATAGAAAAACCTTGATGAAACCTAGTGGACCTGCTCTACTAGGTTTTTAACTGCCCATTACCCATCTGTCCTGGATTTACAGTATGGGTGAGTAAGGGTGAGATGAAGATAAAGGTGAATTTAGCCCAAACGGTCGTGTCTCTATCGTAGGTTGCTGTTAGGCGCAGCCGTAACGCACCATCTCGCAACGCTTTGATGCGTTACGCTATCCTTGCCGATTGCCAAGCCACCCTAGATCTACAGCATGGGCAAGTATGGGTGAGATTGAGATAACGTGTTGGGTTCTAAGCCTTTTGAATGGGGCTGTATTGCTCTGCTAAGGTAATACCACAGAGATCAATGAACTGCAGCCACATCTCTTTAACCTCTGGCGTACAGTCTTCAAAATAAATAGACTCAAACCAGTTGAGTAAGTCTGCATCCAGCCGCTTCAAATGTTGCGTAATCAGCCAGAATAATTTCACCGTGTTCATGGGATCTTTCTGTTTCTCCATCATCTTCGAGAGATAGCGCACCCGCTCTGCATCCCGAGTCTGAATCACCTGCACCAGCTTTGTACTAACTTCACTAACCTTGTCTTTCATACTTGGTTCCCCATGGCATCTTAGAATGCAAGTTGCCTAGCTTGAGCTAGATCTACTCCTCTCTTCTGGGATGGGACAACAATTCAGGATTTTGCTCCAACTTCGATCTCCAGCATTTCTGCCTATTTAGATGCACCCTGTCTCTGCGATCGCTCTCCCCTATGCCGCTGTCCTCTGATACTCTCCATACCCTCCAGCCCCAGCTCACTGCCGATGGTTCCTTTACGTTCCTCTCCAACGATTTTGGGGAAGCTTTCCACAGTCACCATGGAGCCCGGCAGGAAGCCGAGCAAAAGTTCGTGGTACCCACCCGACTAACAGATTTAGCCCGCCGACCAGCGCTGAAGCTGCTGGATATTTGCTACGGTCTGGGATACAACACCGCTGCGGCCCTGGCAACTATTTGGGCCGTAAATCCTCAATGCCAGGTGCAGTGGTATGGCTTGGAACTCAACGCAGCC includes the following:
- the ychF gene encoding redox-regulated ATPase YchF, with protein sequence MIVHEPESRYAAMLRAGIVGLPNVGKSTLFNAVVANAKAQAANFPFCTIEPNVGVVAVPDERLNALAQISSSADIVPTRMEFVDIAGLVKGASQGEGLGNQFLSNIREVDAIVHVVRCFENDDIIHVSGSIDPLRDIEVINLELALADLSQLEKRADRVRKQARSSKEAQAELAVLERILAVLNEGKPARLVELTEEEEVWIKSLGLLTRKPIIYAANVSEDDLATGNAWVEQVRAIAAQENAQVVVISAQVESELVDIPPEDQADFLEALGVKEGGLKSLIRATYTLLGLRTYFTTGPKETRAWTILAGMLAPQAAGVIHSDFERGFIRAETIAYDDLVTHGSMGAAKDKGLVRSEGKEYVVKEGDVLLFRFNV
- the lptC gene encoding LPS export ABC transporter periplasmic protein LptC; protein product: MKWTAVSAFVALVVAGGVLIYRRGEAPPETSDAPQQEIDDRFILNNVTLDQANENGETVWSIQATRAIYSPDQQTAEVENPKGELFQDGEAIYRVEGDRGVVQRDGRRITLRGDITATDLRTGAEMTGGELVWVPADETMTIRNGLTGTHPDLTVAAEQGQLFSRDQRVDLTGNVTIEGRDPRVKLTGESLEWQMEEQIVSSNRPVEIQRLQGQGERTRVTDQASSNRAEYRLAEQRLSMNGDVRMAMREPMMNLATESLIWEIENQQVTMNQPLNANLRNGQVLLQGDRGNMDLAQEVFDLRGSAQATTRRNQSRLRGDRIVWDNATQEVEAIGNVLYTQVDPEMSSRAPRLVGTLEDQIFVMSGGRVVTEFIPGEQ
- a CDS encoding Hsp70 family protein translates to MSDTLASTYAIDFGTSNTVIARWNPATQQAETVKLPALSQVLPNNPPVIPSLVYVEDARSPKILLGQTVRDRGLDIAQDSRFFRNFKRGIGAGTGFLPELDGCPVTLEQVGQWYLQHLIRQLQDQDPSLRSLTVTVPVDSFESYRHWLGQVCQTVDLEQVRLLDEPTAAALGYGLGDRSTMLVIDAGGGTLDLAVVKLETPQTGDRKPLGFLLKWGSKNLAETSSQRPQLAKVLAKSGQNLGGADIDDWLAAHFAETQGLPISSLTLRLVERLKIQLSSQEQASEVYFNDETLESYELNLDRDRFRQILEQHHFFERLDDALNQVLRQARRQGLEPGDIDAVLLVGGTARIPALRNWVIDQFSVEKVQSDRPFEAIAHGALQLSQGLEVKDFLYHSYGIRYWDRRTNAHGWHPLISQGQPYPMPVPVELLLGASQDNQPSIELVIGELGNETSRTEVFFDGDRLVTRQTSGNQPMVQALNDTAQARRLANLDPPGYPGSDRIRLLFQVDGDRQLRVTVEDLLTNKILINNRAVVQLS